In the Necator americanus strain Aroian chromosome X, whole genome shotgun sequence genome, ACgtaatttttcggaaaaaaaaacacaacaacatAAAAACTTATAAATTTCATGTTCTCAGAAAGATATTTCTATAGTCGACATAACTAGGGACACGCATCTCTCATCTCCAAAAGACGCTTTTAACAAATGCGAACAACGTCACAATTTTTCTCCTGACAGTGACAAGGAACGGTGGCATGTTCAATCCCTGCCAAAATCGTTATTTTTGCGAAACGGAGAAGACTGTTAAGCACGACAGAGAACACattttaaaaccatttttaCACCATTTTCTGCTGTTTACATAcaaccattttctacaatttaCACACAGTTTTACTCACTAACAATGAAAACGAACGATAGAAGGTTCGATCCCCGCCAGAGTCACTATAGTTGCAAAATAGAAAGAACAACTAACACCGATTCGGAATGCATTCTTAGAACTTTCCCACACCACTTCCTAACTTCTGGagacaattttactcattgacAGTGATTAGAGACGGTGAATAGTTATTTTCGGGATCTTGATTTTcgcagaaaggagaaaaatcgcTAAGGAGAGAATTTTAGcggcaatttttttaaaattcagatGTAATTTTAGCGAATGACATGAGCTCTGATTGCAAATGACTGCTGGATTGCTTGAATTTTGTTGGATTGAAGTAACCATGAATAACGggctccagaaaaaaaaaaccacaaaggaCAAGCACGGGTGCTTTAATAAAAGAAGATTTGCGCATTTAGGCTGCTATACTAAAAGTCGAAgattttagcaatttttcaTGTAACCATGCAATATTGTGTTGCAAGAAATTTACTTTCAACATGACTATTCATAAACTCGTAAAGCTTACATTTCACTAATTTTATCCCTGTTTATAGCTGTATGTATTTTTTCGCTTAGTAATAGtatcgaaattgcttttttgagtGATAATATGAAAATTCATCATGGTTGGGTGAGAGGTGCGCCGTTCAAGCTCTCTAACGGCAAATATTCAAATCTCCCCTCTGAAACGGTTAGGGATTGATGCCTGTCCGTTTCAGTAAAGAAATCGCTGTAATGTACTGCCCTATCGTCAGACAAAGCTCAATAGCACCGGGCTCTTCAACAGGGTACAcaattgaaaagttcgactttcaatgaacctcagCATAGTTGAATGTCGTATCgattttgataagctgtacatgaggttgttaaataattttattggctaacgtttcgggaatatcgccttcttcagatcCTGAAATGGacgattcaatctacaatttaaacgaccaacctctctacagctaaactgataaactccatgcCTACGTTTCAATCACCAACTTAGcaactacactgaatgctcaccttagacGCCGGAGACGCCTAACATGAACCGCTGATTGATCGAGCACGAGGGTGAATGGCTTGAATGTCtcattcggatcggaagaaccattcgaaATATGGCGCAGGTTCCCGtgttatcgacagacattcgcctttgcgattcattttagggttttttaACTGTggaacaaataatacagttcggtgttgtacagattGTGTcgtacaaacgattccgaaccaGCTGACTTTCAAAGtgttcggtggtatttcaacgaccgaaacggagctatccaagtctgctctcctcagacaccgcctaatGGCAGTGCTCATTTCATCGGAGATATAAAGAAAGCAGAGAGGTATCTTATCTGTGATGGGGTTTTCCAATTGCCGTGCTCGTTCACTTCGTTCACTATCGTCATGTTTCAGATGTTCGGATTTCATGACCATTAGAAACAGGAATTTCGTGAGCCGAAGTTAAcgattcctttctctcctcagaTCCACTACAAACGGTTCTTGCCATGCGGGACATGTTGTTAATCACAGCTTTCTGCTCATCCTAGAAAAACTAAGACCCAactctattctattctattcgaACTAACCTCAAGATAACTCAACAGAGAAAATTTGATTGCCTTTTGAATAGATCACGAAGCGACAATGCACAATCATTAAATGCTATGACCCTGACAGGAGTGAACGCGACACTGTTTGTAACGAGGATGTGCTATCAAATGTTTTTCGAGTGACCGTATTAGGAGGATTTAAACTTCCTGAGAATGCGCGGTCGGTTTTGGAATTGAGTCCTAGTTTTTCTCCATCGCAGCCTGTTTCAACTGTAGTTTTGCGCAATATCACTTGTGCCCTACATGAAATTCAAGATAGGCTCTGCAGAAAAGTTAATTTTAACAACAGGGAAAGAGACCAAAGATCACTCAGAGAAAGTCTTCCGATACCTCTCCCGTGTGTTCCTCAAATAATAAGACTCTAACCCAGCTGTAGATGCAAAATTCCGGCTCTTTGCAAACGAAGTATATAAAGCTGTAGCTCAATTTCGTGAGGACAGAACTAAGTCTAACATTTCTCTTGCACAAAAGCAAGGTATTAAGGAAGTTCGAGAGTTGATTAATTctaaacaaattatttaaaCGACTACTGGTTAGGATAGCAAAATCCGCTGAGTTCCTCCTTCTTCCATTGCTCGCCTTAAGATTGAGTTGCCGACCTGTCCAGTGCTCTAACTCCTTATCGAGACGCACAAACTCCAGTCCAGCAGCGACCTGGCTTCCAATGACCCTGCTACATTCAAAGTAAGACCTATAATTAGTGGTGTAGGAGGTCACACGGATAGGATAGGGTAGTTCCTAAACACAATATTTGCGCAAGTATTGAGCCATATACCTAACCATTTAACAAATAACCGTatgttccaagttcgaccttctttgaatcttggaaTCGTAGAgcttgattgtgtactactttttgagcagaacctagattgttattgatctttattctggataacgtttcggcgtcgtcgccttcttcagagcctagaaacatcaaagacacgtgtaactctctcaaacgcctcatcTCTACAAGATACGATTTAGCAAACattattcaaaaacaacatcagaaaagcAGATTACCATAGCGCTCATCTTTATAGCCACAAAATCGTAATGTTAgggaccaccagttgttagagttgcgccgctgGTAGTAACTAGCAAtgatgcccccgcctctgacctcGTAGGTCAGAACCAACAAAGGTCTCGACATGaggccagctcgttggtcacagcgatgcaatCTTCTTTACGACTCATGAATGGACTTGGCAGTGATATAAAGCGCTTCCAGTGTTTTCcgcgccagaacgtctgattccaaaccaaaaaccctaaaatgaaccgcaaggacGAATGTCTGTCAATAACGCGgtaactcgcgccatatctcgaatggttcttccgatccgaatgagacgttcgaaccattcgccctcgtgatgATTAGTAAGCGGTCCATGCTAATCGTCTCCGGCGTCTAAGgcgagcattcagtgtagtcgctaagttggtgattgaaaaagtaggcatggagtttatcagtttagctGTAGAGAAGTtagtcgtttaaattgtaaattgaaTTGTCCATTTCAGggtctgaagaaggcgatattgccgaaacgttagccaataaaattgtTTAACAAACTCATGTAATGCTTATCAAAATTGATACAACAGAGTACACAATAGCTAATTAATAGTTGAATGATGAAGTAAAGTAGCATCCGgtcaaggaaaataaaaagagtgaTGGCATGAACATGGCAATGAACACGCGAAACGTAAggaatacaagaaaaaattagtgtATATGGTTACTCCAGACAAACTGTGGGCGAACGTTGAGATTTAAGAtgagaataagaaaagaaagaaaataaaaaagaaaaaaaggacaagaaaaaaacagaattttttttgtggtgttgaTGCCCTTAAAgtcagcgtatcacgattttgacgtaaTGCAGAAAATACAGCGAAAGCCTAGAGTTCGGTGCGGAAATCAGCATAGTTGGGCTCctatttctgttttaaaaaaaaccgcgttAAAGGGCATTCTTCCTTGCGATATCAGTCGCAAAgtgccacccttgtgcacgcgccgcgtccacgaacGTCAAGAGGTCGTTGATCGATGATGTTTTCTCAACGGATATCGCGGAAACGCGATTCAAAGCACCCGACATTTCCACGGCAAGGGAGCAGAAGGTTTCAAAAAACCTTTCGAAAGAAAGAGCGTTAATATAAGCAGTACAATAGGACAAACAGCACGACTTCTACTGCTTTCAACATGGGAACAGTCAGGAAGAACAGTATATAAGCATGCTATCAGAGTGTTCAGACCtcatttagcattttttttagcttctcGCCTTATTATCACTTCgccttatttttgttgttattcgTTTATGGTATTTGTTTGCTTCGTTCATTGCACTGTTCGTATAATGCACCTCATTGTTGTCttaatgttttatttgatttgcaCCTTGGCGCTTTTTAACCTCACCTATGTCGTGTTTAGAGTCGCTTCTAATTCCTCTGTTTTGTATTAGTGGTTCAAACCCCAGCATCTCAAGGTAATAACTAATCGGCGCAACTCGACTACCACAAAAGACCCGCGTGGCACGGCAAATTCAACTGACTATTCTTTACTAATTATTCTTTAGAAAAGGAGTTCTGGTGTACCTCTTAGGAAAAATGCCGTTTCTTCCCCGTTTTCTTACGATtaggatgagcggaaccacgctggtttctgcaatctacaaccagaCTCTGGGTTTTCGCTTTAGTTTCCGCACCACATAAAAATCATGATGCATTGGCTTAAGTCGCAGATTTGTCAGAGGGTAAGAAGTGCCACAGTAGATACATTGGGATGCAGTCGCGACAACTGATATACATCAGGTGCTGTCGGAGACTAGAGGATAGTCTCGCCAACTTGGCTATGTCACCAAGCTGACGCGGGCCCCTCTTTCCCCTTTTCCACTTTTGATACGTTATATATgtagtaataaatatttataacaaACGTTTGAATTTCCTCAACAATCTATAACTTGATATGGATGTCCCGGGGAGATCCTGAAAATCTTAAAACTTTTCTAAATGGGAacgaatttctttaaaattattgCTAAATTGCTATTGATTCCTCTATCTATTCTACATATGGAAAACTACAACAAAGAATACGTGAGTATTTTTAAACCTTTACTTTTACTACTAACACAgctgtcaagaaaaaaaaagttaaaccTAGGAAAACATACCATATCAGCTAAAGAGCttcaagagacgcctgtctcttgaaactctttaGCTGATATGCCAGCGTGGaccagcacgagccgcagggaaccaagaactcacgggCGAGCTCGCAAGgatttgcagagaggcgataaaggaagaccttaaagagaaaagggcagaagtgctggctgaagctgcagaggcggggaaaagcatccgccatgcccgtcgagacttcgccagtcgcaagacgaggatgactgctctccggaacccgaagggaacaaccattgcatcgagaagggagatggagaaaatcatctacgacttctactgtgaacagtggaagaccagcaagaccgtgttgttgtataaaaagggagatccacatgacatcggcaactatcgtccaatctgcctactgtctgtcatctacaagctctttacaagagtgatccttaataggattgaaaaagtcttggatgaaggacagccatgcgagcaagcagggtttcgaaaag is a window encoding:
- a CDS encoding hypothetical protein (NECATOR_CHRX.G24496.T1); the protein is MENYNKEYLICQRGPARAAGNQELTGELARICREAIKEDLKEKRAEVLAEAAEAGKSIRHARRDFASRKTRMTALRNPKGTTIASRREMEKIIYDFYCEQWKTSKTVLLYKKGDPHDIGNYRPICLLSVIYKLFTRVILNRIEKVLDEGQPCEQAGFRKGFSTFDHIHTVSKLIEVSREYKMPLCLTFIDLKKAFDSVETEAVVEALDNQGVPTQYIKVL